The Streptomyces laurentii region CACGGGGCCAGGGTCGTCGTCAACGACTACGGGGTGTCGATCGAGGGCGGTGAGCCGACGAGCGCGGTCGCCGAGGCGGTCGTCAAGGAGATCGAGGCGGCGGGCGGCGCGGCGGTCGCCGTCGCCGACGACATCTCGACCATGGCGGGCGGGCAGCGGGTGGTCGACACCGCGCTCGCCGCGTACGGGCGGATCGACGGCGTGGTGTGCGTCGCGGGCATCCTGCGCGAACGGATGCTCTTCAACATGTCGGAGGAGGAGTGGGACCCGGTCGTCGCCACCCATCTCAAGGGCACCTTCACCGTCTTCCGCGCCGCGTCCGCCGTGATGCGCCGGCAGGGCTCGGGCACCCTCATCGGCTTCACCAGCGGCAATCACCAGGGCTCGGTCGCGCAGGCCAACTACTCGGCGGCCAAGGGCGGCATCATCTCCCTGGTCCGCAGCGCGGCCCTCGGCCTGCACAAGTACGGCGTGACGGCGAACGCGGTCGCACCGGTCGCCCGCACCCGCATGTCCGCCAACGTGCCGATGGAGCTGAAGGAGATCGGCGAGCCC contains the following coding sequences:
- a CDS encoding dehydrogenases with different specificities (Dehydrogenases with different specificities [Streptomyces venezuelae ATCC10712];~NAD(P) binding site [chemical binding];~Rossmann-fold NAD(P)(+)-binding proteins; cl09931;~identified by MetaGeneAnnotator; putative;~short chain dehydrogenase; Provisional), whose product is MGNFLAGKVVAVTGAGRGIGRAVALACAAHGARVVVNDYGVSIEGGEPTSAVAEAVVKEIEAAGGAAVAVADDISTMAGGQRVVDTALAAYGRIDGVVCVAGILRERMLFNMSEEEWDPVVATHLKGTFTVFRAASAVMRRQGSGTLIGFTSGNHQGSVAQANYSAAKGGIISLVRSAALGLHKYGVTANAVAPVARTRMSANVPMELKEIGEPEDVAALVVYLLSDRAKDTGGERITGQVYTIAGPKIAVWAQPRELRAGYAEGGAWTPERIADFLPGTVGTDPMPMLRQLAEMARAAAEGARPNRTEGAGSPQGEGA